From Microbacterium sp. LWH11-1.2, one genomic window encodes:
- a CDS encoding tryptophan synthase subunit alpha — MSESVQRRASLEVLRAEAADELAVLIQERLLGGEDPWDFMEELPSVDELVVYLLRADNITANDGVRPNAARHYRVLRQIALEYPELTPAVWGLLDEKQRHRRWDPTVADAS; from the coding sequence ATGTCAGAGTCCGTCCAGCGCCGCGCCAGCCTCGAAGTGCTGCGTGCGGAAGCGGCGGACGAGCTCGCGGTCCTCATCCAGGAGCGTCTGCTCGGCGGCGAGGACCCGTGGGACTTCATGGAGGAGCTCCCGAGCGTCGACGAGCTCGTCGTCTACCTCCTGCGGGCCGACAACATCACCGCGAACGACGGCGTGCGGCCGAACGCGGCCCGGCACTACCGGGTGCTGCGCCAGATCGCCCTGGAGTACCCCGAGCTGACCCCCGCCGTCTGGGGACTCCTCGACGAGAAGCAGCGTCACCGCCGGTGGGACCCGACGGTCGCCGACGCGTCCTGA
- a CDS encoding GrpB family protein: protein MPRMLVSYDPSWPARFEEIAAELRAHGEPSWLIEHIGSTAVPGMRAKPIIDLAVRIEGAEDFVRHRPALEEIGWRRGSSVQSHPVMVFEEDGIRTRIAHFFPASDWDTVNQRILRDWLLAHPADADRYTHAKCDAVAAAAHGTSTYNAAKAPVIQDLVDRARAARGLPSVPVADR from the coding sequence ATGCCTCGGATGCTCGTCTCGTACGATCCGTCCTGGCCGGCTCGCTTCGAGGAGATCGCCGCAGAGCTGCGCGCGCACGGCGAACCGAGCTGGCTGATCGAGCACATCGGATCGACGGCGGTTCCCGGCATGCGAGCCAAGCCGATCATCGACCTCGCCGTGCGGATCGAGGGTGCCGAGGACTTCGTACGACACCGACCGGCCCTCGAGGAGATCGGCTGGCGCCGCGGCAGCAGCGTGCAGAGCCATCCGGTGATGGTGTTCGAGGAGGACGGCATCCGCACCCGCATCGCGCACTTCTTCCCCGCATCCGACTGGGACACCGTGAACCAGCGCATCCTGCGCGACTGGCTCCTGGCTCACCCCGCGGATGCCGACCGCTACACGCACGCGAAGTGCGACGCCGTGGCCGCTGCCGCCCACGGCACCTCCACCTACAACGCCGCCAAGGCCCCCGTCATCCAGGACCTCGTCGACCGTGCCCGTGCCGCCCGCGGCCTGCCCTCGGTCCCCGTCGCCGACAGGTAG
- the trxA gene encoding thioredoxin, with translation MSAKATSQATWEQDVLQADGPVLVDFWAEWCGPCRMVAPVLDEIQSENPDKITILKLNVDENPELAMKYQITSIPAMKVFDGGEVKTTIIGAKPKFALEKDLAAFIG, from the coding sequence ATGAGTGCAAAGGCTACGAGCCAGGCGACCTGGGAGCAGGACGTTCTGCAGGCCGACGGTCCCGTGCTGGTGGACTTCTGGGCCGAGTGGTGCGGTCCCTGTCGCATGGTGGCCCCGGTGCTGGACGAGATCCAGTCCGAGAACCCCGACAAGATCACCATCCTCAAGCTCAACGTCGACGAGAACCCCGAGCTCGCGATGAAGTACCAGATCACGTCCATCCCGGCGATGAAGGTGTTCGACGGCGGTGAGGTCAAGACGACCATCATCGGCGCCAAGCCCAAGTTCGCGCTCGAGAAGGACCTCGCCGCATTCATCGGCTGA
- the trxB gene encoding thioredoxin-disulfide reductase produces the protein MRQVIIIGSGPAGFTAAIYAARANLKPLLIASSVEVGGELMNTTEVENYPGFPEGIQGPELMAKFQEQAEKFGTEVLYDDVTELALDGPVKTVTLGSGAVHETQTLIYATGSAYRKLNIAGEERLSGYGVSWCATCDGFFFRQKTIAVVGGGDSAMEEATFLTRFADKVYVIHRKDTLRASKIMQERAFANEKIEFVWNSEVAEVLGGDSVTGVQLRNTVDGTLSDLPLDGLFIAIGNDPRTHLVHDKLKLTAEGTIWVDGRSSVTSVPGVFAAGDVIDPTYRQAITAAGSGTVAALDAEHFLADFDDASVEFPAAEAAEILTA, from the coding sequence ATGCGTCAGGTCATCATCATCGGTTCCGGCCCCGCCGGATTCACGGCCGCCATCTACGCTGCACGCGCGAACCTCAAGCCGCTGCTCATCGCGAGCTCCGTCGAGGTCGGCGGCGAGCTGATGAACACCACCGAGGTCGAGAACTACCCGGGCTTCCCCGAGGGCATCCAGGGGCCTGAGCTCATGGCCAAGTTCCAGGAGCAGGCCGAGAAGTTCGGCACCGAGGTGCTCTACGACGACGTCACCGAGCTCGCCCTCGACGGCCCCGTCAAGACGGTCACGCTCGGCAGCGGCGCGGTGCACGAGACGCAGACCCTGATCTACGCGACCGGTTCGGCGTACCGCAAGCTGAACATCGCGGGCGAGGAGCGCCTCTCCGGCTACGGCGTCTCCTGGTGCGCCACCTGCGACGGCTTCTTCTTCCGTCAGAAGACGATCGCGGTCGTCGGCGGCGGCGACTCCGCCATGGAAGAGGCGACCTTCCTCACGCGCTTCGCCGACAAGGTCTACGTGATCCACCGCAAGGACACCCTGCGTGCCTCGAAGATCATGCAGGAGCGCGCGTTCGCGAACGAGAAGATCGAGTTCGTGTGGAACAGCGAGGTCGCCGAAGTCCTCGGCGGCGACTCCGTCACCGGTGTGCAGCTGCGCAACACCGTCGACGGCACGCTGAGCGATCTCCCGCTCGACGGCCTGTTCATCGCGATCGGCAACGACCCGCGCACGCACCTCGTGCACGACAAGCTGAAGCTGACCGCCGAGGGCACCATCTGGGTCGACGGCCGCTCGTCGGTCACGTCGGTGCCCGGGGTGTTCGCCGCGGGTGACGTCATCGACCCGACCTACCGCCAGGCCATCACGGCTGCCGGCTCCGGAACGGTCGCGGCCCTCGACGCGGAGCACTTCCTCGCGGATTTTGACGACGCCTCGGTCGAGTTCCCGGCCGCGGAGGCCGCCGAGATCCTCACCGCCTAG
- the murJ gene encoding murein biosynthesis integral membrane protein MurJ, giving the protein MSSLGRASAVIGAGTLVSRVTGLLRSIVLVGVLGAVGSEAADAFTFANTLPNSVFGLISVGVLTAVIVPQIVKATADADGGNAFISKLFTLGTVVLVVTTLIATIAAPWLVVLVAGQAPPEAQALATALAYWCLPQILFYGLYALLGEALNARRIFGPFTWAPVVNNIVSIVGFLLLGALFAPVPTKAAEWTPAMITTLGATATLGIALQAVVLLVFWRRTGLALKPDFRWRGVGLGAVGKLAGWTFLMAFASLAAGVLQGNIVSAASGTGASATVTANAWLIFMLPYSVIVLSIGTPYFTQISEHAAAGRHVEVREDISRSIRTLLFFIVAAVAAVAAAAIPASRVFTSSPADAEAAALVLICYLVSLIPLTILFIVQRTFYAYDDTRTPFWFTIFQCCLIVATALIAWGLLQADIIPITGLAAAVALGQSISSTVQTIVATWLLHRKIGSLGVRSWLVTLGRFAVAAIPAGLAGWGVFVLFGGSAGWTVADKIPGALGTAVIGLVVVVVYLAILALLRAPELKVAGTLVRRFLPGR; this is encoded by the coding sequence GTGAGTAGCCTCGGGCGCGCGAGCGCCGTCATCGGCGCCGGCACCCTGGTGTCGCGCGTCACGGGACTCCTGCGGAGCATCGTGCTCGTCGGAGTGCTCGGGGCCGTCGGCTCGGAGGCCGCCGACGCGTTCACGTTCGCCAACACCCTGCCGAACAGCGTCTTCGGCCTGATCTCCGTCGGTGTGCTCACGGCCGTGATCGTCCCGCAGATCGTGAAGGCGACGGCGGATGCCGACGGCGGAAACGCCTTCATCTCCAAGCTCTTCACTCTCGGCACCGTCGTGCTCGTCGTCACCACGTTGATCGCGACCATCGCCGCGCCCTGGCTCGTCGTGCTGGTCGCCGGCCAGGCGCCTCCCGAAGCTCAGGCGCTCGCCACGGCCCTCGCGTACTGGTGCCTGCCGCAGATCCTCTTCTACGGGCTCTACGCCCTGCTCGGAGAGGCGCTCAACGCCCGCCGGATCTTCGGGCCCTTCACCTGGGCGCCCGTCGTGAACAACATCGTCTCGATCGTCGGCTTCCTGCTTCTCGGCGCGCTCTTCGCCCCGGTGCCGACGAAGGCCGCGGAGTGGACGCCGGCGATGATCACCACCCTCGGCGCCACGGCGACCCTGGGCATCGCGCTGCAGGCGGTCGTGCTCCTGGTGTTCTGGCGGCGCACCGGGCTCGCGCTCAAGCCCGACTTCCGCTGGCGGGGCGTCGGACTCGGGGCCGTCGGCAAGCTGGCGGGCTGGACGTTCCTGATGGCCTTCGCGAGCCTCGCCGCCGGTGTGCTGCAGGGCAACATCGTGAGTGCGGCCTCGGGAACAGGCGCCTCGGCGACCGTGACCGCCAACGCCTGGCTCATCTTCATGCTCCCGTACTCGGTGATCGTGCTGTCGATCGGGACGCCGTACTTCACCCAGATCAGCGAGCACGCAGCAGCCGGGCGTCATGTCGAGGTCCGCGAGGACATCTCGCGCAGCATCCGCACCCTGCTGTTCTTCATCGTCGCGGCCGTCGCCGCCGTCGCCGCGGCCGCGATCCCCGCGTCCCGGGTCTTCACGAGCTCCCCCGCGGATGCCGAAGCGGCAGCCCTGGTGCTGATCTGCTATCTCGTGAGCCTGATCCCCCTCACGATCCTCTTCATCGTCCAGCGGACGTTCTACGCCTACGACGACACGCGCACGCCGTTCTGGTTCACGATCTTCCAGTGCTGCCTCATCGTCGCCACGGCCCTGATCGCGTGGGGCCTGCTCCAGGCCGACATCATCCCGATCACGGGTCTGGCGGCCGCCGTCGCACTCGGGCAGTCCATCTCCAGCACCGTCCAGACGATCGTCGCCACCTGGCTGCTGCACCGCAAGATCGGCAGTCTCGGTGTGCGGTCCTGGCTGGTCACGCTCGGCCGCTTCGCGGTCGCCGCGATCCCCGCGGGACTCGCCGGCTGGGGCGTCTTCGTGCTGTTCGGCGGAAGCGCCGGCTGGACCGTCGCCGACAAGATCCCCGGCGCTCTCGGCACCGCGGTGATCGGGCTCGTGGTGGTCGTCGTCTACCTCGCGATCCTCGCCCTGCTGCGCGCGCCCGAGCTCAAGGTCGCCGGCACTCTGGTGCGCCGGTTCCTCCCCGGTCGCTGA
- a CDS encoding DUF6049 family protein, which translates to MSVNTPETGFRARLQRLARRTVVFAIALTLGGSAVPSAVSAAETPSPDDEQSIELHVSAGLRGTIAPGSSTSATITVRNRTDSELSTGRVQVEIGSTPLADDEAVTNWLDDEEAPGDFTALGTDSTASIDAGESATTTVFAPESAVGELAPGIYPLRAELTGATTGGPAADDTVARDATATSVLVVTATQSSLIGVLVPITATPAGGALLTSEELAALTAPEGALTAQLDGVAGTTAVLAIDPSIPAAIRALGTAAPEQATAWLARLDDLPNQRFALQFGDADAAVQAQAQLSELLQPTTLAPFLDPANFPVARVTTPPTTAADETTAPTPAPTEAPVVPTDEELAAVDGALPRILWPRADVTADDLAAFQTYLGEGTTTIVSSATVGGQSAAHATAAGQDLLVTDAAASSALSDAAAEADPAARQRLLAEGAARLFLAEARAPGAPLLIGLDRDETRTPDALREVISAADSIGFEFGALRDIPAAAAALSVETGTPGAADVMSLLADEQTLVAFSSILTDPRVLLGPERIRILRTLAVGTPAEAFAASVAAHRAQTTATLGAVNIPPSSTIQLLSANADLPIRVRNDLPWPVTVQLTASPSDPRLEVKPLVETVVQANNTARVKVPVSARVGSGEVDLRLGLISPTGVQIQGDQTVRVAVRAEWEGIGLGIFGGLAVLLIGLGVIRTVRRKRREAAEEAAADAAALEAAEPKDGRGE; encoded by the coding sequence ATGTCCGTGAACACCCCCGAAACCGGCTTCCGTGCGCGCCTGCAGCGGCTCGCACGCAGGACCGTCGTCTTCGCGATCGCACTGACCCTCGGCGGATCCGCGGTTCCGAGCGCCGTGTCCGCCGCCGAGACGCCGTCGCCCGACGACGAGCAGAGCATCGAGCTCCACGTCTCCGCCGGTCTCCGCGGCACGATCGCCCCCGGCTCATCGACCTCCGCGACCATCACCGTGCGCAACAGGACCGATTCGGAGCTGAGCACCGGGCGCGTCCAGGTCGAGATCGGAAGCACGCCGCTGGCCGACGACGAGGCCGTCACGAACTGGCTCGACGACGAAGAGGCACCGGGTGACTTCACGGCGCTCGGGACCGACAGCACCGCGTCGATCGACGCCGGCGAATCCGCCACCACGACGGTGTTCGCGCCCGAGAGCGCGGTCGGTGAGCTCGCTCCCGGCATCTATCCGCTGCGGGCGGAGCTGACCGGTGCGACCACCGGCGGTCCTGCCGCAGACGACACCGTGGCCAGGGACGCGACGGCGACCAGCGTTCTCGTCGTGACCGCGACGCAGAGCTCCCTGATCGGCGTGCTCGTGCCGATCACGGCGACGCCGGCCGGCGGAGCACTCCTCACCTCCGAAGAGCTCGCGGCCCTCACCGCGCCCGAGGGTGCCTTGACGGCGCAGCTCGACGGCGTCGCGGGAACCACGGCCGTGCTCGCGATCGACCCGTCGATCCCCGCCGCGATCCGTGCCCTCGGCACCGCGGCGCCCGAGCAGGCGACGGCGTGGCTCGCGCGCCTCGACGACCTCCCGAACCAGCGTTTCGCCCTTCAGTTCGGCGACGCCGATGCCGCCGTGCAGGCGCAGGCGCAGCTCTCCGAGCTGCTCCAGCCGACGACGCTCGCGCCTTTCCTCGATCCCGCGAACTTCCCGGTCGCGCGTGTCACCACACCCCCGACCACCGCCGCCGATGAGACGACCGCGCCCACGCCTGCTCCGACCGAGGCCCCGGTCGTCCCGACTGACGAGGAGCTCGCGGCCGTCGACGGCGCGCTGCCCCGCATCCTGTGGCCGCGTGCCGACGTGACAGCGGATGATCTCGCCGCCTTCCAGACCTACCTCGGTGAGGGAACGACCACGATCGTCTCATCCGCCACGGTGGGCGGACAGAGCGCGGCGCACGCGACAGCCGCGGGCCAGGATCTGCTCGTCACCGATGCGGCGGCGTCCTCCGCCCTCTCGGATGCCGCAGCCGAGGCCGACCCCGCCGCCCGCCAGCGTCTTCTCGCCGAGGGCGCCGCGCGACTGTTCCTCGCCGAGGCTCGGGCTCCCGGGGCGCCGCTGCTCATCGGGCTGGACCGTGACGAGACCCGGACGCCTGATGCACTGCGCGAGGTGATCTCGGCGGCGGACTCGATCGGCTTCGAGTTCGGCGCGCTGCGCGACATCCCCGCGGCCGCCGCGGCGCTCTCCGTCGAGACGGGCACTCCGGGGGCGGCGGACGTCATGAGCCTGCTCGCCGACGAGCAGACCCTCGTCGCCTTCTCGTCGATCCTCACCGACCCGCGGGTGCTGCTCGGCCCGGAGCGGATCAGGATCCTGCGCACGCTCGCGGTCGGCACACCGGCGGAAGCCTTCGCTGCGAGCGTCGCCGCGCACCGGGCGCAGACCACCGCCACGCTCGGTGCGGTGAACATCCCGCCGTCGAGCACCATCCAGCTGCTCTCGGCCAACGCCGACCTGCCGATCCGCGTGCGCAACGATCTGCCCTGGCCGGTGACGGTGCAGCTGACCGCCTCGCCCAGCGATCCTCGCCTCGAGGTGAAGCCGCTCGTCGAGACGGTCGTGCAGGCGAACAACACCGCACGCGTCAAGGTTCCCGTCTCGGCCCGCGTCGGCAGCGGCGAGGTCGACCTGCGCCTGGGCCTCATCAGCCCCACGGGTGTGCAGATCCAGGGCGACCAGACCGTGCGCGTCGCGGTACGCGCGGAATGGGAAGGCATCGGTCTCGGCATCTTCGGCGGACTCGCCGTGCTGCTGATCGGCCTCGGCGTGATCCGCACCGTGCGTCGCAAGCGCCGCGAGGCGGCCGAGGAGGCAGCAGCGGATGCCGCAGCGCTGGAAGCAGCAGAGCCGAAGGACGGACGTGGTGAGTAG
- a CDS encoding methyltransferase has product MTAVSDTPAPVPEPLRSADLAADLDAADLRSEPLRRLWGEEADDALARGMREPILRAIAGDAGVLATLGRLLVLGMPQPRAAVGAALPRLGVDGLIALGLATADAETVTPTALLRPQSFVDADGVGEWWIASDLDEVALDGALPADHVLGVGGASRTLAETIVPIEVDRALDLGTGCGIQALLVARRARTVVATDVSARALAYAELNARLNGVGNIEFRLGSMFDPVEGEAFDLIVSNPPFVITPRGDDVPAYEYRDGGLVGDALVEQFVRTAPAFLTVGGIAQLLGNWESRAGVAGLARLDAWVPAELDLWVIEREQLSPLGYAELWIRDGGTTPRDPEFTPLLSAWLDDFAARGVTSIGFGYVLIRRPLTGPSTGSGTQDAPIRRVEKVSQPVSNVGAALATGLAAHDLLAEGMPATLVTAADVTEARHLLPGNDDPSVIELRQGSGFARTVNVDPALAAFVGACDGELTVGQIVAALSDLFEVPLADLWSELEPRIRALVFDGLLVPGE; this is encoded by the coding sequence GTGACGGCCGTGTCCGACACCCCCGCGCCCGTTCCCGAGCCGCTGCGCAGCGCCGACCTCGCCGCCGATCTCGATGCCGCCGACCTCCGTTCGGAGCCGTTGCGACGCCTGTGGGGGGAGGAGGCGGACGACGCTCTGGCGCGCGGAATGCGCGAGCCGATCCTGCGCGCGATCGCCGGTGACGCCGGTGTCCTCGCCACCCTCGGACGCCTGCTCGTGCTCGGGATGCCGCAGCCGAGGGCCGCTGTCGGTGCCGCCCTGCCGCGCCTGGGTGTCGACGGGCTCATCGCCCTCGGCCTCGCGACGGCGGATGCCGAGACCGTGACGCCCACCGCCCTGCTGCGCCCGCAGTCGTTCGTCGACGCCGACGGTGTCGGGGAGTGGTGGATCGCCAGCGATCTCGATGAGGTGGCGCTCGACGGCGCGCTGCCCGCGGACCACGTGCTCGGCGTCGGCGGGGCCTCGCGCACGCTCGCCGAGACGATCGTGCCGATCGAGGTCGATCGCGCCCTGGACCTCGGCACCGGGTGCGGCATCCAGGCGCTCCTCGTGGCCCGTCGCGCGCGGACCGTCGTCGCGACCGACGTCTCCGCACGCGCTCTCGCCTACGCCGAGCTCAATGCCCGGCTCAACGGGGTGGGCAACATCGAATTCCGCCTCGGGAGCATGTTCGACCCTGTCGAGGGAGAGGCGTTCGACCTGATCGTGTCGAACCCGCCCTTCGTGATCACGCCGCGCGGCGACGACGTGCCCGCCTACGAGTACCGCGACGGGGGACTGGTCGGCGATGCGCTGGTCGAGCAGTTCGTGCGGACGGCGCCGGCGTTCCTCACGGTCGGCGGCATCGCGCAGCTGCTCGGCAACTGGGAGTCCCGCGCGGGCGTCGCGGGGCTGGCGCGTCTCGACGCCTGGGTGCCGGCCGAGCTCGACCTCTGGGTGATCGAGAGGGAGCAGCTCTCGCCTCTCGGATACGCCGAGCTGTGGATCCGCGACGGAGGGACGACGCCGCGGGATCCCGAGTTCACCCCGCTGCTCTCCGCCTGGCTCGACGACTTCGCGGCGCGTGGGGTCACCTCGATCGGCTTCGGTTACGTGCTGATCCGACGCCCCTTGACGGGCCCTTCGACAGGCTCAGGGACCCAGGACGCGCCGATCCGTCGTGTGGAGAAGGTGTCGCAGCCGGTGTCGAACGTCGGCGCCGCGCTCGCCACTGGACTCGCTGCCCACGATCTTCTCGCCGAGGGGATGCCGGCGACGCTCGTGACGGCAGCCGACGTCACCGAGGCGAGGCATCTGCTGCCAGGCAACGATGATCCGAGCGTCATCGAGCTGCGACAGGGCAGCGGATTCGCCCGCACGGTAAACGTCGATCCGGCGCTCGCCGCGTTCGTCGGCGCCTGCGACGGCGAGCTGACCGTCGGGCAGATCGTCGCCGCGCTCTCCGACCTCTTCGAGGTTCCCCTGGCCGATCTCTGGTCCGAGCTCGAGCCGCGCATCCGCGCGCTCGTCTTCGACGGCCTCCTGGTGCCGGGGGAATAG
- a CDS encoding LLM class flavin-dependent oxidoreductase, giving the protein MKAFGFLSFGHYADVPGSATRTAGDMLKQTIEIAEGADEIGVNGASVRVHHWARQAASPMPLLSAMAARTKRIEVGTGVIDMRYENPLQFAEEAAALDLIADGRIALGVSRGSPETALRGYETFGYVDEEDPERGSVLAREKFDIFLRAIEGERIAAGDPRMVGEGRYLAIEPQSPTLRDHIWWGSGSRATAEETGRKGLNMMSSTLVTEATGQPFHELQREQIELFRAAYKEAGHTGQPRVSVSRSVFPLISDMDRAYFGLRSEENGDQIGVIDGFRSTFGKTYAAEPDVLIEQLKRDEAVMSADTLLLTIPNQLGPAYNLHVLESFATHVAPALGWKPNTEGPVQGDAV; this is encoded by the coding sequence ATGAAGGCTTTCGGATTCCTCTCCTTCGGGCACTATGCGGATGTGCCCGGCTCGGCGACCCGCACGGCGGGCGACATGCTGAAGCAGACGATCGAGATCGCCGAGGGCGCAGACGAGATCGGCGTCAACGGCGCCTCGGTGCGCGTGCATCACTGGGCGCGGCAGGCGGCGTCTCCGATGCCGCTGCTGTCGGCCATGGCGGCGCGCACGAAGCGCATCGAGGTCGGCACCGGCGTGATCGACATGCGCTACGAGAACCCGCTGCAGTTCGCCGAGGAGGCAGCCGCACTCGACCTGATCGCCGACGGCCGGATCGCCCTCGGCGTGAGCCGTGGTTCACCCGAGACCGCTCTGCGCGGCTACGAGACCTTCGGCTACGTCGATGAGGAGGACCCGGAGCGCGGGAGCGTGCTGGCCCGCGAGAAGTTCGACATCTTCCTCCGTGCGATCGAGGGCGAGCGGATCGCCGCCGGAGACCCTCGCATGGTCGGAGAGGGACGATACCTCGCGATCGAGCCGCAGTCGCCGACGCTCCGCGATCACATCTGGTGGGGGTCGGGTTCCCGTGCCACGGCCGAGGAGACCGGCCGGAAGGGCCTGAACATGATGAGCTCCACGCTCGTCACCGAGGCCACCGGCCAGCCGTTCCACGAGCTGCAGCGCGAGCAGATCGAGCTCTTCCGCGCCGCGTACAAGGAGGCCGGCCACACCGGTCAGCCGCGCGTCTCGGTCAGCCGCAGCGTCTTCCCGCTGATCTCCGACATGGACAGGGCCTACTTCGGCCTGCGCAGCGAGGAGAACGGCGACCAGATCGGCGTCATCGACGGGTTCCGCTCGACCTTCGGGAAGACGTACGCCGCGGAGCCCGACGTTCTCATCGAGCAGCTCAAGCGCGACGAGGCCGTCATGAGTGCCGACACCCTGCTGCTGACGATCCCGAATCAGCTCGGACCGGCTTACAACCTCCACGTGCTCGAGTCGTTCGCGACGCATGTGGCTCCGGCGCTGGGGTGGAAGCCCAACACCGAGGGACCCGTCCAGGGCGACGCGGTCTAG
- a CDS encoding DUF4258 domain-containing protein, with protein sequence MQILTTTALSTAVALVLTTTMPTAGVNAAPDTDSDIQKALESRPEVFMDTSSIPEGQVDVSRGVITAPAAGHAELELSFPLKDLEQVGVSAQSENEDFAVAVMDEGDGAFRALFHIPDASSPTEYRFEIDDDFELVPLEDGGITVRTADGELAGVISAPWASDANGAAVRTDYVIEGNAVVQRVHTSSATAFPVVADPFWIPALLVMAHLTRHAITQAAARGVSQALIKQVVQNGVKSAGQKGTSVFTQGSGANRIRVIVDNKTGNIITVTKG encoded by the coding sequence ATGCAAATACTCACCACCACCGCGTTGTCCACCGCAGTTGCACTCGTGCTGACAACAACGATGCCGACTGCTGGTGTGAATGCCGCGCCCGACACCGACTCCGACATTCAGAAGGCGCTCGAATCGCGGCCCGAGGTGTTCATGGACACCTCATCGATTCCGGAGGGGCAGGTCGATGTCTCTCGAGGTGTCATCACGGCGCCCGCAGCCGGACACGCTGAGCTCGAACTCTCGTTTCCTCTCAAGGATCTCGAGCAGGTCGGGGTCTCCGCCCAGTCCGAGAATGAGGACTTCGCCGTTGCGGTGATGGACGAGGGGGACGGAGCGTTCCGCGCTCTCTTCCACATTCCTGACGCGAGCTCTCCGACCGAGTACCGCTTCGAGATCGATGACGACTTCGAACTGGTCCCTTTGGAAGATGGGGGGATCACGGTGCGAACCGCGGATGGTGAACTTGCGGGTGTGATCTCTGCCCCTTGGGCCTCCGATGCCAACGGTGCAGCCGTGAGAACCGACTATGTGATCGAAGGAAATGCGGTCGTGCAGCGAGTCCACACCTCGTCCGCCACTGCCTTTCCCGTCGTCGCGGACCCGTTCTGGATTCCTGCGCTGCTTGTCATGGCGCACCTGACGAGGCATGCGATCACCCAGGCGGCCGCACGTGGAGTGAGCCAAGCGCTGATCAAGCAAGTGGTTCAGAATGGTGTCAAGTCCGCGGGACAGAAGGGGACTTCGGTCTTCACGCAAGGAAGCGGTGCGAACCGAATCCGAGTCATCGTCGACAACAAGACGGGCAACATCATCACCGTGACGAAGGGCTGA
- a CDS encoding DUF2283 domain-containing protein: MKITYDAEADAAYISIVERIGAGDAVQQVSFIDTPNGESQLNLDFDAAGRLLGVEVLVASKALASEVLASAAAPGDVE, translated from the coding sequence ATGAAGATCACGTATGACGCGGAAGCGGATGCCGCCTATATCTCGATCGTCGAGAGGATCGGCGCGGGCGATGCGGTTCAGCAGGTCTCCTTCATCGATACTCCGAACGGTGAATCGCAGCTGAACCTCGACTTCGATGCCGCGGGGCGGCTTCTCGGGGTGGAGGTTCTCGTGGCCTCGAAAGCGCTTGCGAGCGAGGTTCTCGCTTCCGCCGCAGCACCGGGCGACGTCGAGTAG